A single window of Sphingobacteriales bacterium DNA harbors:
- the dctP gene encoding TRAP transporter substrate-binding protein DctP: MEKESKGRIKTDAYWNGELSISYDALKKIGEGDTIDITTIVPEYAAKELPRLQIFKSFLVGPSGKKQVSFFRKMFETVPEFTTELQQNNVVPIFLSTGYGVGFFSKNQIDSLSDLKNKTWRTASFWHRDYLKKFGSIPVSIPWGPEVYKAFEENRLDGLMVNIDGAYQLKVYEQAPYLLTSKKLWLGHLYIVSINKNIWERLEQIDKDAILRAAAKSYKKLGKIMDESYKEQLVKLAEKGVKYRVLSKKEVKDFENNIQYNLIQQDWIKEQELKSVNDLNSILEKMKNMLRK, from the coding sequence ATTGAAAAAGAGTCAAAAGGACGAATAAAGACCGATGCGTATTGGAATGGTGAACTTTCTATTTCTTATGATGCTTTAAAGAAAATTGGCGAAGGCGATACGATTGATATAACAACAATTGTTCCAGAATATGCAGCAAAAGAGTTGCCTCGTCTGCAAATTTTTAAAAGTTTTTTGGTAGGACCAAGTGGCAAAAAACAAGTATCATTCTTTAGAAAAATGTTTGAAACAGTTCCTGAATTCACAACAGAACTTCAGCAAAACAATGTGGTTCCGATATTTCTTTCCACAGGATATGGCGTTGGTTTTTTCAGTAAAAATCAAATCGACTCACTATCGGATTTAAAAAATAAAACTTGGCGAACTGCAAGTTTTTGGCATAGAGATTATCTTAAAAAATTTGGTTCCATACCTGTTTCAATTCCCTGGGGACCAGAAGTATATAAAGCATTTGAAGAAAACAGATTAGATGGTTTAATGGTAAACATAGATGGTGCTTATCAATTAAAAGTGTATGAACAAGCTCCGTATCTTCTGACATCAAAAAAGCTCTGGTTAGGACATCTTTATATTGTATCCATCAACAAAAATATTTGGGAAAGGTTAGAGCAAATAGATAAAGATGCCATACTAAGAGCTGCTGCGAAGTCCTATAAAAAATTGGGCAAAATAATGGATGAAAGCTACAAGGAACAATTAGTAAAATTGGCAGAAAAAGGTGTAAAATATAGAGTACTTTCAAAGAAAGAAGTAAAGGATTTTGAGAACAATATTCAATACAATTTGATACAACAAGATTGGATAAAAGAACAAGAATTAAAAAGTGTAAATGATTTGAATAGCATTTTAGAAAAAATGAAAAACATGTTAAGAAAATAG
- a CDS encoding SDR family NAD(P)-dependent oxidoreductase encodes MNNDNNKIFLVTGGTSGVGKATAISLVQQNNKVVIIGRNAQNCEATIEEIARRTGNNKTEYLLADLSLKTSVKKVAEDFKNKYDNLHVLANCVGAMFSEMQFTTENIESSFAINYMSHFWLTTNLLDILKANHPARIITIGGNALFLKNAKLDFDNLQYTNNFNGLKAAANAMYARLFFTLELAKRLEGTKLTANIFNSGPIKSNLMANAPWYLKIATKLFKPSEKDVCDIASYLATTHEVENVSGLFFKEDKKMISFNEKLDSNIGNRLWEMSEQL; translated from the coding sequence ATGAATAATGATAACAACAAAATATTTTTAGTTACTGGTGGCACATCTGGCGTAGGAAAAGCAACTGCCATTAGCTTAGTGCAACAAAATAATAAAGTTGTTATTATTGGTCGCAATGCACAAAATTGCGAAGCAACAATAGAAGAAATTGCACGACGAACAGGCAACAATAAAACAGAATATTTATTGGCAGATTTATCCTTAAAAACTTCTGTAAAAAAGGTTGCTGAAGATTTTAAAAACAAATACGACAATTTACATGTACTAGCCAATTGCGTAGGTGCTATGTTTTCAGAAATGCAATTTACTACCGAAAATATAGAAAGCAGTTTTGCTATCAACTACATGAGTCATTTTTGGCTAACCACCAACTTGTTAGATATTTTAAAAGCTAATCATCCTGCTCGCATTATTACCATTGGTGGCAATGCGCTATTTTTAAAAAATGCCAAATTAGATTTCGACAACCTACAATACACCAATAATTTCAATGGATTAAAAGCAGCAGCAAATGCCATGTATGCTAGATTATTTTTCACATTAGAATTAGCAAAAAGATTAGAAGGCACTAAGCTTACTGCTAATATCTTTAACTCTGGTCCAATTAAATCTAATCTAATGGCAAATGCACCATGGTATTTAAAAATAGCAACAAAATTATTCAAACCATCCGAAAAAGATGTTTGCGATATTGCAAGTTATTTAGCAACAACACATGAAGTAGAAAATGTATCTGGTTTATTTTTTAAAGAAGATAAAAAGATGATTTCATTTAACGAAAAATTGGACAGTAACATTGGAAATAGATTATGGGAAATGAGTGAGCAGTTATAA